In one window of Musa acuminata AAA Group cultivar baxijiao chromosome BXJ3-2, Cavendish_Baxijiao_AAA, whole genome shotgun sequence DNA:
- the LOC103976271 gene encoding expansin-B15-like: MASSFRRLSSLLVFVGFLSLLRPCACYNRMNSSDTDLAMSPAVATWYGAAEGPGSTGGACGYGDGVAKAPFESKISAGNSALFKSGKGCGACYQVACTANPACSGRPVTVVITDQCPGACDKDPLHFDLSGAAFGAMAKPGQAAALRSAGFIHVQYARVPCSYPGFHIAFRVDNGSNPNYFAVLPEFVNGDGEISAAEVGQGSSWSPMQFSWGALWKLNAPVHGPASIRLTSAVSRKTIVATNVIPAGWRPGATYYSNVNF, translated from the exons ATGGCCTCCTCCTTTCGTcgtctctcttctcttcttgttttcGTTGGTTTCCTTTCCCTGCTCCGCCCCTGCGCTTGCTACAACCGCATGAACTCGTCCGACACTGACTTGGCCATGTCGCCGGCTGTAGCCACCTGGTACGGGGCCGCCGAAGGCCCTGGAAGTACTG GTGGTGCATGCGGATATGGTGATGGGGTTGCCAAGGCTCCGTTCGAATCCAAGATATCAGCAGGTAATTCTGCGCTGTTCAAATCAGGCAAGGGATGTGGTGCTTGCTATCAG GTTGCGTGCACGGCGAACCCTGCATGCTCCGGGAGGCCGGTGACCGTGGTCATCACGGACCAGTGCCCCGGCGCGTGTGATAAGGACCCGCTCCATTTTGACCTCAGCGGGGCTGCCTTCGGGGCCATGGCGAAGCCTGGCCAAGCCGCTGCGCTTCGCAGCGCGGGCTTCATTCACGTACAATACGCCAG AGTGCCCTGCAGCTACCCGGGCTTTCACATCGCCTTCAGGGTGGACAACGGATCCAACCCAAACTACTTCGCCGTGCTCCCCGAGTTCGTAAATGGGGACGGCGAAATCTCGGCCGCCGAAGTGGGGCAGGGGAGCTCGTGGTCGCCCATGCAGTTTTCGTGGGGCGCCCTTTGGAAGCTGAACGCGCCAGTGCATGGTCCAGCTTCGATCCGGCTGACCTCCGCCGTGTCGAGGAAGACCATCGTTGCCACCAACGTCATCCCCGCGGGTTGGAGACCAGGGGCCACGTACTACTCCAACGTCAACTTCTAA
- the LOC103976272 gene encoding expansin-B15-like, protein MEVFAAMASSFRRLSSLLVFVGFLSLLRPCACYNRMNSSDTDLAMSPAVATWYGDAEGPGSTGGACGYRDGVAKAPFQSKIAAGGTSLYKSGKGCGACYQVACTANPACSGRPVTVVITDQCPGGPCASDAVHFDLSGAAFGAMAKPGQAAALRSAGSIHIQYARVPCSYPGFHVTFSVDNGSNPNYFAVLPEFVNGDGEISAAEVGQGSSWTPMQSSYGAVWKLNAPVHGPASIRLTSAVSRKTIVATNVIPAGWRPGATYSSNVNF, encoded by the exons ATGGAGGTCTTTGCAGCCATGGCCTCCTCCTTTCGTcgtctctcttctcttcttgttttcGTTGGTTTCCTTTCCCTGCTCCGCCCCTGCGCTTGCTACAACCGCATGAACTCGTCCGACACTGACTTGGCCATGTCGCCGGCTGTAGCCACCTGGTACGGGGACGCCGAAGGCCCTGGAAGTACTG GTGGCGCATGCGGATATCGTGATGGGGTTGCCAAGGCTCCGTTCCAATCCAAGATAGCAGCAGGTGGTACTTCGCTGTACAAATCAGGCAAGGGATGTGGTGCTTGCTATCAG GTTGCGTGCACGGCGAACCCTGCATGCTCCGGGAGGCCGGTGACCGTGGTCATCACAGACCAGTGCCCCGGCGGCCCGTGTGCTTCCGACGCCGTCCATTTTGACCTCAGCGGGGCTGCCTTCGGGGCCATGGCGAAGCCTGGCCAAGCCGCTGCGCTTCGCAGCGCGGGCTCCATTCACATACAATACGCCAG AGTGCCCTGCAGCTACCCGGGCTTTCACGTCACCTTCAGTGTGGACAACGGATCCAACCCAAACTACTTCGCCGTGCTCCCCGAGTTCGTAAATGGGGACGGCGAAATCTCGGCCGCCGAAGTGGGGCAGGGGAGCTCGTGGACGCCCATGCAGTCTTCGTATGGCGCCGTTTGGAAGCTGAACGCGCCAGTGCATGGTCCAGCTTCGATCCGGCTGACCTCCGCCGTGTCGAGGAAGACCATCGTTGCCACCAACGTCATCCCCGCGGGTTGGAGACCAGGGGCCACGTACTCCTCCAACGTCAACTTCTAA